A genomic segment from Chitinophaga niabensis encodes:
- a CDS encoding ABC transporter ATP-binding protein: MNITETVIALHAVKKSYQDTPVLDIASLTLIPGIYWLQGENGAGKTTCMKVMAGLIPFKGEIVLKGNVSSRQHPVAFRRLINYAEAEPLYPSFLTGRDLLELYLNTKGGDRQQIAEISTKLGIDTFVNNPVSSYSSGMLKKLSLLLAFTGNPVLILLDEPLITIDVQALRTLYDLIRSYSAKGVTFCITSHQPLDPAELTVTGTLKVAHKNITLN, encoded by the coding sequence ATGAATATTACTGAAACGGTTATAGCCCTGCATGCAGTAAAAAAGAGTTACCAGGATACCCCGGTGCTGGATATCGCATCCCTTACACTGATCCCCGGCATATACTGGTTGCAGGGAGAGAATGGTGCAGGGAAAACTACCTGTATGAAAGTGATGGCAGGGCTCATTCCTTTTAAGGGGGAGATCGTACTGAAGGGAAATGTGAGCAGCCGGCAGCATCCGGTGGCATTCCGCAGGCTGATCAATTATGCGGAAGCAGAACCATTATATCCTTCTTTCCTGACGGGGCGGGACCTCCTGGAATTGTATCTTAACACAAAAGGAGGGGACCGGCAGCAGATCGCGGAGATCAGTACAAAGCTGGGGATCGATACGTTTGTGAATAATCCCGTGAGCAGTTATTCCAGTGGTATGTTGAAGAAGTTGTCGCTGTTGCTGGCCTTTACCGGCAACCCAGTATTGATATTGCTGGATGAACCATTGATCACGATAGATGTGCAGGCATTAAGAACACTGTATGATCTGATCCGTAGTTACAGTGCCAAGGGAGTCACCTTCTGCATTACTTCCCATCAGCCGCTGGACCCGGCAGAATTAACAGTGACCGGTACGCTGAAAGTAGCTCATAAAAACATCACGCTGAACTGA